One genomic segment of Streptomyces liangshanensis includes these proteins:
- the eccCa gene encoding type VII secretion protein EccCa, translating into MSQIVVKRPPRVLPSEVPGEQVQLQPPPELPRGQQEGALMQLLPMLGMGGSVVFFFITPNPIMRIMGMVMIASTVAMAIAMLVRYRRGTQGQLADIRRDYLKYLTQTRRSVLRTAHLQRDAQFYLHPSPEQLWALVAEGSRVWERRVGDHDFGQVRIGLGSQELATPLIAPETAPVDELEPLTAGAMQQFLTAHSTLDGLPMAVSLRAFYHVTVGGEPESVRSTARAMVASLASLHSPEDLVVAFATGREEAAAWEWAKWLPHVQAAGTTDGAGSRRLITTDAWELEELLAGHLEGRPRFQPGGQPLLDQPHVVVVLDGRTVPPTSALAAAEGLQGVTVIEVVPGEVTGARGSLAVVVRPDALRLEVGNGLVYDGEPDVFSVAAAEALARQLAPLRVASGGDDDEPLLANLDFTDLLNLGDAASVDVTRTWRPRSQAERLRVPIGVGEDGSPVMLDLKEAAQEGMGPHGLCVGATGSGKSELLRTLVLGLAVTHSSETLNFVLADFKGGATFAGMSQMPHVAAVITNLADDLTLVDRMGDSIRGELNRRQEMLRDAGNYANIHDYEKARAAGAPLQPIPSLVLVIDEFSELLTAMPDFIEMFVQIGRIGRSLGVHLLLASQRLEEGRLRGLETYLSYRVGLRTFSAAESRAALGVPDAYQLPNVPGSGYLKFGTDEMVRFKAAYVSGVYRTGAQRASVAGGPLPVDRRPVPFTAAPVPVRYVEPAPGPVVPEARAAEDDALADSVLDVIVRRLEGRGAEAHRVWLPPLDNPPPLDELLPGLAGVPDRGLTQAGYEGAGRLVVPLGVVDKPYEQRRDTLYRDFSGAAGHMQIVGGPQSGKSTLLRTLISAFALTHTPREVQFYGLDFGGGGLSSVARLPHVGGVASRLDPERVRRTVAEVYGILTRREEYFRAAGIDSIATFRRMRARGDISPTEQPWGDVFLVIDGWGNFRSDYEGLEQAVLDMAARGLGYGIHVVLTASRTMEVRANLKDHLMNRLELRLGDTMDSELDRKSAVNVPAGVPGRGLTPEKLHFMAAVPRIDGINSDSDLSEATAAMAQEVTRHWTAPGAPAVRLLPRELAAAELPGGAEQPEKGIAFGIDENNLAPVFANFERDPFFLVFGESESGKSNLLRLLIKQLSERYDGDSCKLFVIDNRRGLLGVTPPSHLAEYVPMSNNMEHHVDALVNLMQRRTPSPDVTAEELRERSWWQGPTVYVVVDDYDLVSTSSGNPLAKLTELLPFARDVGVRFIIARNTAGASRAAYEPFMQRMQELGAQGVLLSGDPNEGDVLAGARPRPMPTGRGVFVSRRRGNPLVQTGLVAEGPVG; encoded by the coding sequence GTGAGTCAGATCGTCGTCAAGCGCCCGCCGCGGGTCCTGCCGTCCGAGGTGCCCGGCGAACAGGTGCAGCTGCAACCGCCGCCCGAACTGCCGCGCGGGCAGCAGGAGGGCGCGCTGATGCAGCTGCTCCCGATGCTGGGCATGGGCGGCTCCGTCGTGTTCTTCTTCATCACGCCCAACCCGATCATGCGGATCATGGGCATGGTGATGATCGCGTCGACGGTGGCCATGGCGATCGCGATGCTGGTGCGCTACCGGCGCGGCACGCAGGGCCAACTCGCCGACATACGGCGCGACTACCTCAAGTACCTGACGCAGACGAGGCGTTCGGTGCTGCGGACGGCGCACCTCCAGCGGGACGCACAGTTCTATCTCCACCCGTCCCCCGAGCAGTTGTGGGCGCTGGTCGCCGAGGGCAGCCGGGTGTGGGAACGGCGGGTCGGTGACCACGACTTCGGGCAGGTACGGATCGGTCTGGGCAGCCAGGAGCTGGCCACGCCGCTGATCGCCCCCGAGACCGCGCCGGTCGACGAGCTGGAGCCGCTGACCGCGGGCGCCATGCAGCAGTTCCTCACGGCGCACAGCACCTTGGACGGCCTGCCGATGGCCGTCTCGCTGCGCGCCTTCTACCACGTGACGGTCGGCGGGGAGCCGGAGTCGGTGCGCTCCACCGCCCGCGCGATGGTCGCCTCGCTCGCGTCCCTCCACTCCCCCGAGGACCTGGTGGTCGCGTTCGCCACCGGGCGCGAGGAGGCCGCCGCGTGGGAGTGGGCGAAGTGGCTGCCGCACGTGCAGGCCGCCGGCACCACCGACGGCGCGGGCAGCCGCCGCCTCATCACCACGGACGCGTGGGAGCTGGAGGAACTCCTCGCCGGCCACCTGGAGGGCCGCCCGCGTTTCCAGCCCGGCGGCCAGCCCCTGCTGGACCAGCCGCACGTCGTGGTCGTCCTGGACGGCAGGACCGTACCGCCCACGTCCGCGCTCGCGGCGGCGGAGGGGCTCCAGGGCGTGACGGTGATCGAGGTCGTGCCCGGTGAGGTCACCGGGGCGCGGGGCAGCCTCGCGGTGGTCGTGCGCCCGGACGCGTTGCGCCTGGAGGTCGGGAACGGCCTGGTGTACGACGGGGAGCCGGACGTGTTCAGTGTGGCGGCGGCCGAGGCGCTGGCCCGGCAGCTCGCCCCGCTGCGGGTGGCCTCGGGCGGGGACGACGACGAACCGCTGCTGGCCAACCTGGACTTCACCGATCTGCTGAACCTGGGCGACGCGGCGTCCGTCGACGTCACCCGGACCTGGCGGCCGCGCTCGCAGGCGGAGCGGCTGCGGGTGCCGATCGGGGTCGGCGAGGACGGCAGTCCGGTGATGCTGGACCTGAAGGAGGCCGCGCAGGAGGGCATGGGCCCGCACGGGCTGTGTGTCGGCGCGACCGGTTCCGGCAAGTCCGAGCTGCTGCGCACGCTGGTGCTGGGGCTCGCCGTCACCCACTCCTCGGAGACCCTGAACTTCGTCCTGGCGGACTTCAAGGGCGGCGCGACCTTCGCGGGCATGTCGCAGATGCCGCACGTGGCGGCGGTGATCACCAACCTGGCGGACGACCTGACGCTGGTCGACCGCATGGGTGACTCGATCCGCGGGGAGCTCAACCGGCGCCAGGAGATGCTGCGCGACGCGGGGAACTACGCCAACATCCACGACTACGAGAAGGCGCGCGCCGCGGGCGCGCCCCTCCAGCCCATCCCCTCGCTCGTCCTGGTGATCGACGAGTTCAGCGAACTCCTCACCGCCATGCCGGACTTCATCGAGATGTTCGTGCAGATCGGCCGCATCGGGCGCTCCCTGGGCGTCCATCTCCTGCTGGCCTCGCAGCGGTTGGAGGAGGGCAGGCTGCGCGGCCTGGAGACGTACCTCTCGTACCGCGTCGGTCTGCGGACCTTCTCCGCCGCCGAGTCGCGGGCGGCGCTGGGGGTGCCGGACGCCTACCAGCTGCCGAACGTGCCGGGGTCGGGGTACCTGAAGTTCGGTACGGACGAGATGGTGCGCTTCAAGGCCGCGTACGTCTCCGGGGTGTACCGCACCGGCGCGCAGCGGGCCTCGGTGGCCGGCGGGCCGCTGCCGGTGGACCGCAGGCCGGTGCCGTTCACGGCGGCGCCTGTACCGGTGCGGTACGTGGAACCGGCGCCGGGGCCCGTCGTGCCGGAGGCGCGGGCGGCGGAGGACGACGCGCTCGCCGACTCCGTACTCGACGTGATCGTGCGGCGGTTGGAGGGGCGGGGCGCGGAGGCCCACCGGGTGTGGCTGCCGCCGCTGGACAACCCGCCGCCGCTGGACGAGCTGCTCCCCGGGCTCGCGGGGGTGCCGGACCGGGGTCTCACCCAGGCGGGGTACGAGGGGGCGGGGCGGCTCGTCGTCCCGCTCGGTGTGGTCGACAAGCCGTACGAGCAGCGGCGGGACACGCTCTACCGGGACTTCTCGGGGGCGGCGGGGCACATGCAGATCGTGGGCGGGCCGCAGTCGGGCAAGTCCACGCTGCTGCGCACCCTGATCTCGGCCTTCGCGCTGACGCACACTCCGCGCGAAGTGCAGTTCTACGGGCTGGACTTCGGTGGTGGCGGGCTGTCGTCGGTGGCCCGTCTGCCGCATGTCGGCGGGGTGGCCTCCCGGCTCGATCCCGAGCGGGTGCGGCGTACGGTCGCCGAGGTGTACGGCATCCTGACGCGCCGCGAGGAGTACTTCCGCGCGGCGGGGATCGACTCGATCGCGACCTTCCGGCGGATGCGGGCGCGGGGGGACATCTCGCCGACCGAGCAGCCGTGGGGCGACGTGTTCCTGGTGATCGACGGGTGGGGCAACTTCCGTTCGGACTACGAGGGTCTGGAGCAGGCGGTCCTGGACATGGCGGCGCGGGGCCTCGGGTACGGCATCCACGTCGTCCTGACGGCGTCCCGCACGATGGAGGTGCGCGCCAACCTCAAGGACCACCTGATGAACCGGCTGGAGCTGCGGCTCGGCGACACGATGGACTCGGAGCTGGACCGCAAGTCGGCCGTCAACGTGCCGGCGGGGGTGCCGGGGCGCGGTCTGACGCCGGAGAAGCTGCACTTCATGGCGGCGGTGCCGAGGATCGACGGCATCAACTCGGACAGCGACCTGTCGGAGGCCACGGCGGCCATGGCGCAGGAGGTCACCCGGCACTGGACCGCGCCGGGGGCCCCGGCGGTACGGCTGCTGCCGCGCGAGCTGGCGGCGGCGGAGCTGCCCGGGGGCGCCGAGCAGCCGGAGAAGGGGATCGCCTTCGGCATCGACGAGAACAACCTGGCGCCGGTCTTCGCCAACTTCGAACGCGACCCGTTCTTCCTGGTGTTCGGGGAGAGCGAGTCCGGCAAGTCGAACCTGCTGCGGCTGCTGATCAAGCAGTTGAGCGAGCGGTACGACGGCGACTCCTGCAAGCTCTTCGTCATCGACAACCGGCGCGGGCTGCTGGGGGTCACTCCGCCGAGCCATCTGGCGGAGTACGTGCCCATGTCCAACAACATGGAGCACCACGTCGACGCGCTGGTGAACCTGATGCAGCGCCGTACCCCGTCGCCCGACGTGACGGCGGAGGAGCTGCGCGAGCGCAGCTGGTGGCAGGGGCCGACGGTGTACGTGGTCGTGGACGACTACGACCTGGTGTCCACGTCGAGCGGCAACCCGCTGGCCAAGCTCACCGAACTGCTGCCGTTCGCACGGGACGTGGGGGTGCGCTTCATCATCGCCCGCAACACGGCGGGCGCGAGCCGGGCCGCGTACGAACCCTTCATGCAGCGGATGCAGGAGCTGGGCGCCCAGGGCGTCCTCCTCTCGGGCGACCCGAACGAGGGCGACGTCCTGGCCGGCGCCCGCCCCCGCCCGATGCCGACGGGCCGGGGCGTCTTCGTGTCCCGCCGACGGGGCAACCCCCTGGTACAGACGGGGCTGGTGGCGGAGGGGCCGGTGGGGTGA
- a CDS encoding S8 family serine peptidase — protein sequence MSPSPKRGSRFRPARRQLLCVVAALSAWTLGIAGTAPGASADERSKQWYLDAMHAEAMWKVTTGEGIKVAVIDSGVNPSTPSLKGQVLKGANATTEDGSGSTADTNGQGTTTAELIAGTGKGGGLRGLAPGAKIIPIKLPLLKHDELPQINDPLKQAIRAAADTDAQIINISIANEHVIGVDMFGQHTALEYALSKGKLLVAGTGDNAKEGNKAQYPAAFPEVVGVASGNRKGGVADFSQHGGDVDIAAPGTDIPRWCDATFKNYCDDGGGSTAAAALVSASAALVWSQHPDWTANQVLRVLYDTAGRDWGKKTLSTYLGHGLIRPREVVVNGKGNPGRPDRKLLVDEVFPVVSPSASASPSSPPKKGNPGSEAVVAGSAEKTSDGGQLGLILGGVAVVVVLAGGTFAVLRRRRTA from the coding sequence ATGAGCCCCTCCCCGAAGCGCGGCAGCAGGTTCCGTCCGGCGCGGCGGCAACTGCTCTGCGTGGTGGCCGCGCTGAGCGCGTGGACCCTGGGCATCGCCGGTACGGCTCCGGGCGCCTCGGCGGACGAGCGCTCCAAGCAGTGGTACCTGGACGCGATGCACGCCGAGGCCATGTGGAAGGTCACCACGGGTGAGGGGATCAAGGTCGCGGTCATCGATTCCGGCGTCAACCCGTCCACTCCGTCGCTCAAGGGCCAGGTCCTGAAGGGGGCGAACGCCACCACCGAGGACGGCAGCGGCTCCACGGCCGACACGAACGGCCAGGGAACAACCACGGCCGAGCTGATCGCCGGTACGGGAAAGGGCGGCGGCCTGCGCGGCCTCGCGCCGGGCGCCAAGATCATCCCGATCAAGCTGCCCCTTCTCAAGCACGACGAACTGCCCCAGATCAACGATCCGTTGAAGCAGGCCATCCGCGCTGCGGCGGACACCGACGCCCAGATCATCAACATCTCCATCGCCAACGAGCACGTGATCGGCGTGGACATGTTCGGGCAGCACACCGCACTCGAGTACGCCCTGAGCAAGGGAAAGCTGTTGGTGGCCGGCACCGGTGACAATGCGAAGGAGGGGAACAAGGCGCAGTACCCGGCAGCGTTCCCCGAGGTCGTGGGCGTCGCCTCCGGGAACCGTAAGGGTGGTGTGGCCGACTTCTCCCAACACGGCGGCGACGTTGACATCGCCGCTCCCGGAACCGACATTCCCCGCTGGTGCGACGCGACGTTCAAGAACTACTGCGACGACGGCGGTGGCTCGACCGCGGCCGCCGCGCTCGTCTCCGCTTCAGCGGCGCTGGTGTGGTCCCAGCACCCCGACTGGACAGCGAACCAAGTACTCCGCGTTCTTTACGACACAGCCGGTCGGGACTGGGGCAAGAAGACCCTCAGCACCTACCTCGGCCACGGGCTGATCCGCCCCCGCGAGGTTGTCGTCAACGGCAAGGGCAACCCCGGCCGTCCCGATCGCAAGCTCCTCGTCGACGAAGTCTTCCCCGTCGTCTCCCCCTCCGCGTCCGCATCACCTTCGTCCCCGCCCAAGAAGGGCAACCCAGGCTCCGAAGCCGTCGTGGCAGGCTCGGCCGAGAAGACCTCGGACGGCGGGCAGTTGGGCCTGATCCTCGGCGGCGTCGCGGTGGTGGTGGTCCTCGCGGGAGGGACCTTCGCCGTGCTCCGCAGGCGCCGTACCGCCTGA
- a CDS encoding WXG100 family type VII secretion target: protein MAVQKVNGVALKSLQGELTKSFDDVKGQLHRLQATIDSLEGHWAGIGAGAFNVKQTQINNNMVGIGNLLLNFQEAIEAARTIAGNTDDEVEAALRGVDVVDGYSGDAGAEKATSNLNRY from the coding sequence ATGGCAGTCCAGAAGGTAAACGGTGTAGCGCTCAAGTCGCTCCAGGGCGAACTGACCAAAAGCTTCGACGACGTCAAGGGCCAGCTCCACCGGCTCCAGGCGACGATCGACAGCCTCGAAGGCCACTGGGCGGGCATCGGCGCCGGGGCCTTCAACGTGAAGCAGACGCAGATCAACAACAACATGGTCGGCATCGGCAACCTGCTGCTCAACTTCCAGGAAGCCATCGAGGCGGCCCGCACCATCGCCGGCAACACCGACGACGAGGTCGAGGCGGCCCTGCGCGGGGTGGACGTGGTCGACGGTTACTCGGGCGACGCCGGCGCGGAGAAGGCGACGTCCAACCTCAACCGCTACTGA
- a CDS encoding DUF6571 family protein: protein MDLDALRFGNFSPLGEAITDWRQMVTKLEALRKDAQENLKAKADKANWAGVNAQVSRTFIDKTAGEFADARTQADTIAKILADTHGELVSYRNELNLAIERGLKKNLTVLDTGNGSFTVTMNIHPDRAAKGTTVPEHGQQDVDALRDEVQRILGKATESDNTAAQALRLIVDQADYGFSDASYADRDSAAAAVKAADDLAKILKKNPHDVTNTELNQLNSTLATYKNDPLFAEKFATDVGPKRMLEFYAGIADPYMPSYDPERGELAKQFQKNLGITLGTATLSDSDTMQEWERQMVKLGPDPLGIDDANDPRGFAVMSNLMRFGDYDDQFLNDYGDKLVAFDKEHNVKDPNPWINNWNQGDLNYWGKNDRGRDPMTGFLEALGHNPDASTQFFAQPGGAGDTVDKDSEVNDHLKYLTKERIWLSDTTLDGDHKVVAGRDSLGHALEAATTGYSYDATSASGKDPLTPGNLDHRTAETAGVMEQVAYLYGGEDGPKMLHDQPELADSLGKMGSAYIDDIDYGLSGIGDHAKDAGDFPARYAGRADFGNQGAINFLSVLGQNETSHGIVTAGQHIYTLSLLDANPPTDQASYEHGKDALFMEAEARGILDHARVQQAETDFAGEAEEANKSLGRSADWGKFAAGAIVGGGIAAIPLPGTTAVGIVVAPIAADMAGEALNTFIGQETDKAVDKAESDSTAKAQLTSQQFYRAGTDNLGDSYAQYFDDSAKYSGQADSDDVVRDLKTTYLSTGSDEDDLRGRPPYKD, encoded by the coding sequence ATGGACCTCGACGCACTGCGCTTCGGGAACTTCTCCCCCCTGGGCGAGGCCATCACCGACTGGCGGCAGATGGTCACGAAACTGGAGGCACTGCGCAAGGACGCGCAGGAAAACCTCAAGGCCAAGGCGGACAAGGCCAACTGGGCCGGGGTCAACGCACAGGTCTCGCGTACGTTCATCGACAAGACCGCCGGTGAGTTCGCGGACGCACGCACCCAGGCCGACACCATCGCCAAGATCCTCGCGGACACGCACGGTGAGCTGGTCAGTTACCGGAACGAATTGAATCTCGCCATCGAACGCGGCCTGAAGAAGAACCTCACCGTGCTCGACACGGGCAACGGGTCCTTCACCGTGACGATGAACATCCACCCGGACCGGGCCGCGAAGGGCACCACCGTGCCCGAGCACGGGCAGCAGGACGTCGACGCCCTGCGGGACGAGGTCCAGCGCATCCTGGGCAAGGCCACCGAGAGCGACAACACGGCGGCGCAGGCGCTCCGCCTGATCGTCGACCAGGCCGATTACGGGTTCTCCGACGCCTCCTACGCGGACCGCGACTCGGCGGCCGCGGCCGTCAAGGCGGCCGACGACCTGGCCAAGATCCTCAAGAAGAACCCGCACGACGTCACCAACACCGAGCTGAACCAGCTCAACAGCACCTTGGCCACCTACAAGAACGACCCGCTCTTCGCCGAGAAGTTCGCCACGGACGTCGGTCCGAAGAGGATGCTGGAGTTCTACGCCGGTATCGCCGACCCGTACATGCCCTCGTACGACCCCGAGCGCGGTGAGCTGGCCAAGCAGTTCCAGAAGAACCTCGGCATCACTCTCGGGACCGCCACCCTCTCCGACAGCGACACCATGCAGGAGTGGGAGCGACAGATGGTGAAGCTCGGCCCCGACCCGCTCGGGATCGACGACGCCAATGATCCGCGCGGCTTCGCCGTCATGAGCAACCTGATGCGCTTCGGCGACTACGACGACCAGTTCCTCAACGACTACGGTGACAAGCTCGTCGCGTTCGACAAGGAACACAACGTCAAGGACCCGAACCCCTGGATCAACAACTGGAACCAGGGGGACCTGAACTACTGGGGCAAGAACGACCGCGGCCGCGACCCGATGACCGGGTTCCTGGAGGCACTCGGCCACAACCCGGACGCCTCGACGCAGTTCTTCGCCCAGCCCGGCGGCGCGGGCGACACCGTCGACAAGGACTCCGAGGTCAACGACCACCTCAAGTACCTCACGAAGGAGCGCATCTGGCTGTCGGACACCACACTCGACGGCGACCACAAGGTCGTCGCGGGGCGGGACTCACTGGGCCACGCGCTGGAGGCGGCGACCACGGGATACTCCTACGACGCCACCTCGGCCTCCGGCAAGGACCCCCTGACACCGGGCAACCTGGATCACCGAACGGCGGAGACGGCCGGGGTCATGGAGCAGGTCGCCTATCTGTACGGCGGCGAGGACGGCCCGAAGATGCTGCACGACCAGCCCGAACTGGCCGACAGTCTGGGCAAGATGGGCTCCGCGTACATCGACGACATCGACTACGGCCTGTCCGGCATCGGGGACCACGCGAAGGATGCCGGTGACTTTCCCGCCAGGTACGCGGGGCGTGCGGACTTCGGTAACCAGGGCGCCATCAATTTCCTGAGCGTCCTCGGGCAGAACGAGACCTCCCACGGCATCGTGACCGCGGGCCAGCACATCTACACGCTGAGCCTGCTGGACGCCAATCCACCCACGGACCAGGCCAGTTACGAGCACGGCAAGGACGCCTTGTTCATGGAGGCCGAGGCACGCGGGATCCTCGACCACGCACGTGTCCAACAGGCCGAGACGGACTTCGCGGGCGAGGCCGAGGAGGCGAACAAGTCGCTCGGCCGGTCGGCCGATTGGGGCAAGTTCGCGGCGGGAGCCATTGTGGGTGGCGGGATCGCCGCCATCCCCCTGCCCGGAACGACAGCTGTCGGGATCGTGGTCGCTCCCATCGCCGCCGACATGGCCGGTGAGGCACTGAACACCTTCATCGGGCAGGAAACCGACAAGGCCGTCGACAAGGCCGAGTCCGACTCCACGGCGAAGGCCCAGCTCACGAGCCAGCAGTTCTACCGCGCGGGCACCGACAACCTCGGGGACAGTTACGCGCAGTACTTCGACGACTCGGCCAAGTACAGCGGTCAGGCCGATTCGGACGACGTGGTGCGGGACCTCAAGACCACGTATCTCTCGACCGGCTCCGACGAGGACGACCTTCGCGGCCGTCCGCCATACAAGGACTGA
- a CDS encoding WXG100 family type VII secretion target produces MAQNDGTMIVTYTRLDDAARDIKTQADRLDQSLKAIQAKIRSVSDLWEGEAREAYNGAQAKWDKDAMAIHTALLQISRAVQEAAPAYKAGDQKAASNFH; encoded by the coding sequence ATGGCGCAGAACGACGGCACGATGATCGTCACGTACACGAGGCTCGACGACGCCGCCCGGGACATCAAGACCCAGGCGGACCGGCTCGACCAGAGCCTCAAGGCCATCCAGGCGAAGATTCGCTCGGTGTCCGACCTGTGGGAGGGCGAGGCCCGCGAGGCGTACAACGGCGCCCAGGCCAAGTGGGACAAGGACGCGATGGCCATCCACACGGCCCTGCTCCAGATCTCACGAGCCGTCCAGGAAGCGGCCCCGGCGTACAAGGCCGGCGACCAGAAGGCCGCCTCGAACTTCCACTAG